The nucleotide window ATGGCTTCGGAAGGCGCGTCGATGTTCATCAGAACATAGTGAGCCTTGCGGTTCTTGTTGATACGGTAAGCGATGGTTTTCAGACCCCAGAATTCGACTTTGCCGACGGAGCCCTGATATTCACCGATAAGGGTTTTGTATTGCTCAACCAGTGCCTCAACCTGCTGCTGAGAGATATCCTGGCGAGCAAGGAAAACGTGCTCGTAAAGCGCCATTGTTCCTGCCTTGTCTATTAGAGTTTCAATACATCAGCCCGACCGGCGCTAAGCCTCCAAAAAGCCTTATAAGACAAGGCTCTTTTGAGAATTAATTGCTTTAAAGAGCGAAGACACCGGAAGTCGGAAAGATCTCTTTCCTGCTATCGATCGCCTTCTGGCTGTCCCATGGAACAGTGCAGAATTCCGACAATAGTCTTCCGTTCAGCCCTCGGCCTCGCCAAGCTGATCCGCGCTTTATAGCCGATTTTTTTCGATTGGCAAGGCAAAATTCAACGTTTCTGCGGGAAATGTGGGCAGGGTAACCATGCGTGGGGTGTCTCCGAGCCCCGATTGGAGTGGCCTCTGGACGCATTTTGCCAGTAGCAATCTGGATTACGTGAGGCCTTGCTGCTGTTTGAAACACCTTTTGAGGTGCGGTTGCGTGCGGATGTTTGTAGCGTGGTGTCAGCGATCTGTTGTGCCGCGTTACCTTTTTTAGTGTGACAGGCTCGTGAAGAGGGTAAGGTCGTTACCCTTGGTCGCGGAAATGGGGGCGGCCATTTTGGCCATTTGGCGGACTTGCGCCGTGAATAAGCGTCACTGGAGGTGCCTGTTTTTCTTGAAAAGCCCAAGAATCCGCATCGTTCTGCTGCTAAAGTCTTGACTCTGTCGATCAATAAATCCATTAGCGAACGATGAATTTCATAAAGCTGTCAAAAAACTGTCAAGAATGGCCCGATTGAGCGCTTGTTGCCCGGTCCAGATGGTTCTTTTGAAAGGGTGCGCTTTGGGCGCAGGAAGTATCGAGGCGCGAGAAAACGAAGCGCCCGCAATAACGAACAAGGTTGAAAACGTCATGAGTGTAGCTTTTACATTTCCCGGACAGGGTAGTCAGGCTGTTGGCATGGGCAAGGCTCTGGCCGACGAGTTTGCTGTCGCACGTGCTGTGTATGAAGAAGTCAACGACGCTCTGGGTGAAAAGCTCTCCGACATCATGTGGAACGGCCCGGCCGATGTGCTGACCCTTACGCGCAACGCCCAGCCGGCGCTGATGGCTGCGTCCATCGCTGCACTGCGAGTACTGGAAGAAAAAGGTCTGGTTCTGGCCAAGAAGGTCGCCTATGTCGCAGGGCACTCGCTTGGTGAATATTCCGCGCTTGCCGCTTCGGGCGCTCTGAGTCTAGGTGACACGGCGCGCCTTTTGCGCATCCGCGGGGATGCCATGCAGAAAGCGGTTCCGGTCGGTGAAGGCGCAATGGCGGCCATCCTCGGATTGACCATGGACGAGGTCAAGGCGGTTACCGTGGAAGCTGCCAACGGCGAAGTCTGCCAGGTGGCCAATGACAACGCGACCGGTCAGGTTGTGATTTCCGGTGCCAAGGATGCCATCGAGCGCGCTGCTGCTCTGGCCAAGGAAAAAGGTGCCAAGCGCGCTCTGCTGCTGCCAGTGAGCGCACCTTTCCATTGCGCTCTGATGGCCCCTGCTGCTCAGGCAATGGCCGAGGCGCTGGCCGGCATTGCCATTCACAAGCCTGCCGTTCCGGTTGTTGCCAACGTTCTGGCCAGCTCCGTAGAAGAGCCGGAAGCCATTCGCAAGCATTTGGTTGATCAGGTCACCGGCATGGTGCGCTGGTCCGAATCTGTTGCGTGGCTTGCTGGCAACGGCGTCGACTGTCTGTTTGAGATCGGCACCGGCAAGGTGCTGTCCGGTCTTGCCAAGCGGATTGTCAAGGGAATCGAGACGTTCAACGTGGGTGAACCGGCCGATATCGACCTGGCTCTTGGAAAACTCGCCTGACGGGCATTTGCAAATCCGATATTGATGCGTATATCCAAGGCTCGAATATCCTTTAGCCCTAGACGGCAGATCTGCTTGCAGAAGTTGCTGTCTTTGGCCTCATTTGACTGAAACAATGAGCCCATCAGTTCATGACGGATGAACGGGTGGTGCTCTTGGAGGTAGACATTATGTTCGATTTGAGCGGGAAGTGCGCTCTGGTAACCGGAGCCAGCGGTGGAATTGGCGAGGCTATTGCTGTTGCCCTGCATGCCCAGGGGGCAAAGGTGGCCCTGTCCGGCACTCGCGTGGAAGCCCTTGAGGCTCTGGCGGAGAAACTGGGGGGCGATCGCGTGTTCGTCTCGCCTGCGAATCTGTCTGATGCTGTATCCACCGCCTCGCTGGCCAGCGGAGCGGAAGCGGCCATGGGGCAGCTCGACATTCTGGTGAACAACGCTGGTATCACCCGTGATGGTCTCTTCATGCGGATGAAGGACGAAGACTGGGAACAGGTGCTGACGGTCAATCTGACGTCGGCCATGCGTCTGTCACGCGCCGTTCTGCGTGGCATGATGAAGCGTCGTCACGGTCGTATCATCTCCATCTCCTCGGTGGTCGGTGTGACCGGCAACCCCGGGCAGGGCAATTATGCCGCAGCAAAGGCTGGCATGATCGGCATGACCAAATCCCTTGCTCAGGAAGTTGCCAACAGGGGCATCACGGCCAACTGTATTGCGCCGGGCTTCATCAAGACGTCGATGACGGACAAGCTCAATGAAAAGCAGCAGGAAGCCATCAATGCGGCGATTCCCGCCGCCCGTATGGGCCTGCCTGAAGAAGTCGCCAGTGCTGCGGTTTATCTGGCCAGTGACGAAGCTGCCTATGTCACTGGACAAACTCTCCATGTCAACGGTGGCATGGCAATGATCTGACAGGATCGAAGCGTCTTTTTGGTTGAATTTCTTGAAAAGACGGTCTTAATTGCTTGGAAAAGGATGGGAAGAAGGAAACAATTGCTTCTCCGGTTCATTCCTGATCTTCTCAAGCGCAAGAAAGTGTGTTACGAACCGCGCGAATTCCGGTGATGGCCATCTGTAATTGGCTGATTGGAAGCGGTTTAACAGCCAGGTTCACTGTGCAGGATTCAAGGTCGGATCTGGTGGGCCAATTGGCAGTGTGCAAAATCGGGAAAGAGATTTGTTCGGCAATTGGCCAAAGCAAGCTGTTTTTCCAAACTTGATCGAACGCTAATTTTGAGGAAAGAAAATGAGCGATATCGCTGAACGCGTAAAAAAAATCGTGATCGAACATCTCGGCGTTGACGCTGAAAAAGTTACCGACACTGCAAGCTTCATCGACGATCTGGGCGCAGACAGCCTTGATACCGTTGAGTTGGTCATGGCTTTTGAAGAAGAATTCGGAACCGAGATTCCTGATGACGCTGCCGAGACCATCCAGACGGTTGGCGACGCTGTCTCCTTCCTGACCAAGGCTGCCAGCTAATCTGCTTGGCGGGACCATTCTATCCTGGTCCAAATGGCGAATTTGAAACCGGAAGGGGCCTTGCTCCTTCCGGTTTTTTTGTTTTCGGGAATGCCGTGCAATTTGCCTGAGCTGGGCTTTTTACCTGCTTGAACTGGCTGGGTAAGTCTGAAATGAATAACTCCTGAAAAAAGCTTACGTCCCGTGGCTTTTCCGGGTAATAAAAGTGTGAAGGTTCACTCGCCCCCGAAAGGATCCGGAAGAGGCGAGGGTATAAACAAGAATATTTGGAGACTGAGGATGAGACGAGTTGTCGTAACCGGTTTGGGGATGATCAGCCCGCTTGGCAATGGAGTTGAAACGACCTGGTCAAATATACTTGCAGGCAAGAGCGGAGCGAAAAATCCGACCGGCTTCGAGATTGAGGATCTGGCCTGCCGTGTGGCCTGTCAGCTACCATTTGGAGATGGCACCAATGGGACGTTCAATCCCGATGACGTGTTGCCTGTCAAGGAACAGCGCAAGGTTGATCCCTTTATCGTCTATGCGATTGCTGCAGCTGACGAGGCGCTGGCCGATGCGAACTGGAAGCCTGAGAGCTATGAAGACCAGATCGTCAGTGGTGTGATGATCGGGTCTGGTATCGGTGGTCTGTTGGGTATCGAAAAGGCTGCCTATGACTTGCAGGAAAAGGGACCGCGCCGCATCAGCCCATTTTTCATTCCCGGCCGTCTGATCAACCTGGCGTCCGGCTATGTTTCCATCCGTCATGGCCTGAAGGGCCCCAACCATGCCGTCGTTACGGCCTGCTCGACTGGCGCTCATGCCATCGGTGATGCAGCTCGACTGATTGCGCTGGGGGATGCGGACGTGATGGTTGCCGGTGGTACCGAATCACCGATCGGGCGCCTCGCTCTTGCCGGGTTTGCTGCCTGCCGCGCCCTTTCAACCAATTTCAACGATACGCCGGAAAAGGCTTCCCGTCCTTATGACAAGGACCGTGACGGTTTTGTCATGGGGGAAGGTGCCGGTGTGGTCGTTCTGGAAGAGTATGAACATGCCAAGGCGCGCGGCGCCAAGATCTATGCCGAAGTCATCGGCTATGGCATGTCCGGTGACGCCTATCACATTACGGCTCCGTCCGAGGATGGCGATGGCGCCTTCCGTTGCATGACCGCAGCCCTGAAGCGCGCCGGTATCACGCCGGACCAAATTGATTATGTGAATGCTCACGGCACGTCGACGCCACTTGGCGATGAAATCGAGCTCAGGGCTATCGAGCGGCTGGTTGGCGATGCGGCTGATGGTCTGACCATGTCGTCGACAAAATCGGCTGTCGGTCATCTTCTGGGCGCTGCAGGGGCTGTCGAGGCCATCTTCTCGACCCTTGCAATCCGCGATCAGGTGGCACCTCCGACGCTCAACCTCGATAATCCGTCTGTTGATACCAAAATCGATCTGGTTCCCCACACTCCCAAGAAGATGGACATCAAGGTTGCGCTGTCCAACTCCTTCGGCTTCGGCGGCACCAATGCGTCGTTGATCTTACGGGCGGTAGACTGACTAATCCGGGGTGATGCATCGCGGAGCACTGGCGGCTTATGCCGACGCACCGCGAGACTACAACCCACGACCATGGACAAGAGGCGGCCCCGGGCCGTCTCTTTTTCGCCACGATACTTACGTACAGCGTCTGACCGATGATTGCTTGAGGACGCAGATCTTTTATGTGACTGCTGTGTGCCCCCTGATTCCGGGCTGTTTACAGGACTGGGCTCGGGTTTCATTTTGATTTCGGGCCAGAAGGCCTTCCCGGTATATCCTTGCCGGGTCTTTCGCAATTGATGACCATCTTGACTTGAGGCAGATATGGTAGACGGTAAAGACGACAAGGACGAGCTTCAGGGCGCTGACGAAGACAAGCGCGAAGAATCGCAGGATACTGCGAAGAAGAACGGGCAGTCCTCCCAAACGGATACCTCAGACGAGAAGGCCCCGTCGGACGAGCCGTCCGACACCGAAGAGACCGGGGACAAGACCACAGACGAAGCCGCGAGGAAAAAAGAAACCGAATCCGAAGCGTCAAGCGATTCTTCTGCTTCGCAGGAGGCCGAACCGACACCGGCGGCAATCATTGATACCAGTGAGGTGAAGGCACCCAAGAGCGCACGTCAGGCCATCGAGCCCGATACGCCGCCGCCACCGCCAATCCGCTCCAAGGCTGTCCGGCATCCAATCGTCGTTTTCATGAATTTCATCATCACGGTGCTGCTGCTCTGCGTCATTGCGATTGGCGGGCTGCTTTATTATGGCAAGCAGACCTTCCTTGAAGAAG belongs to uncultured Cohaesibacter sp. and includes:
- a CDS encoding acyl carrier protein, with protein sequence MSDIAERVKKIVIEHLGVDAEKVTDTASFIDDLGADSLDTVELVMAFEEEFGTEIPDDAAETIQTVGDAVSFLTKAAS
- the fabF gene encoding beta-ketoacyl-ACP synthase II, which codes for MRRVVVTGLGMISPLGNGVETTWSNILAGKSGAKNPTGFEIEDLACRVACQLPFGDGTNGTFNPDDVLPVKEQRKVDPFIVYAIAAADEALADANWKPESYEDQIVSGVMIGSGIGGLLGIEKAAYDLQEKGPRRISPFFIPGRLINLASGYVSIRHGLKGPNHAVVTACSTGAHAIGDAARLIALGDADVMVAGGTESPIGRLALAGFAACRALSTNFNDTPEKASRPYDKDRDGFVMGEGAGVVVLEEYEHAKARGAKIYAEVIGYGMSGDAYHITAPSEDGDGAFRCMTAALKRAGITPDQIDYVNAHGTSTPLGDEIELRAIERLVGDAADGLTMSSTKSAVGHLLGAAGAVEAIFSTLAIRDQVAPPTLNLDNPSVDTKIDLVPHTPKKMDIKVALSNSFGFGGTNASLILRAVD
- the fabD gene encoding ACP S-malonyltransferase — its product is MSVAFTFPGQGSQAVGMGKALADEFAVARAVYEEVNDALGEKLSDIMWNGPADVLTLTRNAQPALMAASIAALRVLEEKGLVLAKKVAYVAGHSLGEYSALAASGALSLGDTARLLRIRGDAMQKAVPVGEGAMAAILGLTMDEVKAVTVEAANGEVCQVANDNATGQVVISGAKDAIERAAALAKEKGAKRALLLPVSAPFHCALMAPAAQAMAEALAGIAIHKPAVPVVANVLASSVEEPEAIRKHLVDQVTGMVRWSESVAWLAGNGVDCLFEIGTGKVLSGLAKRIVKGIETFNVGEPADIDLALGKLA
- the fabG gene encoding 3-oxoacyl-[acyl-carrier-protein] reductase, giving the protein MFDLSGKCALVTGASGGIGEAIAVALHAQGAKVALSGTRVEALEALAEKLGGDRVFVSPANLSDAVSTASLASGAEAAMGQLDILVNNAGITRDGLFMRMKDEDWEQVLTVNLTSAMRLSRAVLRGMMKRRHGRIISISSVVGVTGNPGQGNYAAAKAGMIGMTKSLAQEVANRGITANCIAPGFIKTSMTDKLNEKQQEAINAAIPAARMGLPEEVASAAVYLASDEAAYVTGQTLHVNGGMAMI